In Spinacia oleracea cultivar Varoflay chromosome 5, BTI_SOV_V1, whole genome shotgun sequence, a single window of DNA contains:
- the LOC130460943 gene encoding uncharacterized protein isoform X3 — protein sequence MCRLLVVVEFMLLHLLIVQEIYTRRMASCLTSVSSDGIVINMVVGGEVVTLKSIEEGSNLIIAEMPIQVFYILTRKLTSSPQQLVFLPPNHLMYLLCIFGLM from the exons ATGTGCAGATTACTGGTAGTGGTGGAGTTCATGTTGCTGCATTTGCTAATAGTGCAG GAAATATATACAAGGCGGATGGCATCTTGTTTAACTTCAG TGTCTTCAGATGGGATTGTGATTAACATGGTTGTCGGGGGTGAAGTAGTGACTCTTAAGAGCATTGAAGAAGGTAGTAATCTCATCATAGCCGAGATGCCCATACAA GTATTTTACATTTTAACAAGGAAGCTGACATCAAGCCCTCAACAACTCGTTTTTTTACCACCAAATCATTTGATGTACTTATTATGTATTTTCGGGCTAATGTAG
- the LOC130460943 gene encoding uncharacterized protein isoform X1 gives MCRLLVVVEFMLLHLLIVQEIYTRRMASCLTSVSSDGIVINMVVGGEVVTLKSIEEGILHFNKEADIKPSTTRFFTTKSFDVLIMYFRANVGERSLCQKCLVFKIEASDSYCLVLVLISVVLVYQYITK, from the exons ATGTGCAGATTACTGGTAGTGGTGGAGTTCATGTTGCTGCATTTGCTAATAGTGCAG GAAATATATACAAGGCGGATGGCATCTTGTTTAACTTCAG TGTCTTCAGATGGGATTGTGATTAACATGGTTGTCGGGGGTGAAGTAGTGACTCTTAAGAGCATTGAAGAAG GTATTTTACATTTTAACAAGGAAGCTGACATCAAGCCCTCAACAACTCGTTTTTTTACCACCAAATCATTTGATGTACTTATTATGTATTTTCGGGCTAATGTAGGAGAGAGAAGTCTATGTCAAAAGTGTCTTGTGTTCAAAATAGAAGCAAGTGACTCTTATTGTTTGGTATTGGTACTGATTAGTGTGGTATTGGTCTACCAATATATAACTAAGTAG
- the LOC130460943 gene encoding uncharacterized protein isoform X2 produces MCRLLVVVEFMLLHLLIVQEIYTRRMASCLTSDGIVINMVVGGEVVTLKSIEEGILHFNKEADIKPSTTRFFTTKSFDVLIMYFRANVGERSLCQKCLVFKIEASDSYCLVLVLISVVLVYQYITK; encoded by the exons ATGTGCAGATTACTGGTAGTGGTGGAGTTCATGTTGCTGCATTTGCTAATAGTGCAG GAAATATATACAAGGCGGATGGCATCTTGTTTAACTTCAG ATGGGATTGTGATTAACATGGTTGTCGGGGGTGAAGTAGTGACTCTTAAGAGCATTGAAGAAG GTATTTTACATTTTAACAAGGAAGCTGACATCAAGCCCTCAACAACTCGTTTTTTTACCACCAAATCATTTGATGTACTTATTATGTATTTTCGGGCTAATGTAGGAGAGAGAAGTCTATGTCAAAAGTGTCTTGTGTTCAAAATAGAAGCAAGTGACTCTTATTGTTTGGTATTGGTACTGATTAGTGTGGTATTGGTCTACCAATATATAACTAAGTAG
- the LOC130460943 gene encoding uncharacterized protein isoform X4, which yields MCRLLVVVEFMLLHLLIVQEIYTRRMASCLTSDGIVINMVVGGEVVTLKSIEEGSNLIIAEMPIQVFYILTRKLTSSPQQLVFLPPNHLMYLLCIFGLM from the exons ATGTGCAGATTACTGGTAGTGGTGGAGTTCATGTTGCTGCATTTGCTAATAGTGCAG GAAATATATACAAGGCGGATGGCATCTTGTTTAACTTCAG ATGGGATTGTGATTAACATGGTTGTCGGGGGTGAAGTAGTGACTCTTAAGAGCATTGAAGAAGGTAGTAATCTCATCATAGCCGAGATGCCCATACAA GTATTTTACATTTTAACAAGGAAGCTGACATCAAGCCCTCAACAACTCGTTTTTTTACCACCAAATCATTTGATGTACTTATTATGTATTTTCGGGCTAATGTAG